The sequence below is a genomic window from uncultured Stenotrophomonas sp..
CGCGATCCAGTGGATGGTGTGGTTGGTGGAGCCGCCGGTGGCCATCAGCGCAACGATGGCGTTGACGATGGCGCGCTCGTCGATCAGCCTCCCCAGCGGACGGAAGTCGTCACCCAGCGCGGTGATTTCCAGCGCGCGCGCGGTGGCGGCACGGGTCAATGCGCCACGCAGCGGCAGTTCCGGGTTGACGAACGAGGCGCCCGGCAACTGCACGCCCATCGCTTCAAGCAGCACCTGGTTGGAGTTGGCGGTGCCGTAGAAGGTGCAGGTGCCCGGCGCGTGGTAGGAGGCCGACTCGGCTTCCAGCAGTTCGGCGCGGGTGGCCTCGCCGGCGGCGTAGCGCTCGCGCACCTCGGCCTTCTTCTTGTTGGGGATGCCCGGGGTCATCGGCCCGGCCGGCACGAACACCGCCGGCAGGTGGCCGAAGGCCAGCGCGCCGACCAGCAGGCCCGGCACGATCTTGTCGCACACGCCCAGGTGGATGCTGGCGTCGAACATGTCGTGGCTCAGGCCGATGGCGGTGGCCTGGGCGATGATGTCGCGCGAGAACAGCGACAGTTCCATGCCGCCGCGGCCCTGGGTGACGCCGTCGCACATCGCCGGCACGCCGCCGGCGACCTGCGCGGTGGCGCCCAGTTCACGCGCGGCGTCGCGGATCTGCTGCGGGTAATGCTCGAACGGCTGGTGCGCCGAGAGCATGTCGTTGTAGGCGGTGATGATGCCGAGGTTGGGGGTCACGTCGCCGCGCAGCCGGCCCTTGTCGGTGGGGCCGCAGGCGGCGAAGGCGTGGGCCAGGTTGCCGCAGCTCAGGCGGCTGCGGAACGGGCCCTCGCGCAGTGCGGCCTCGATGCCGGCCAGGTAGGCCGCGCGCGACGGAGCGCTGCGCTGGCGGATGCGTTCGGTGATGGCGTGGATTTTCGGATGCAGGCTCATTGGCTACCGGCTATGAGAAGAATGGGGGAGGAGACACGGCGAATGCAGGGCAAGGGCTTTCCGTCCACATTCCCGGCTTCATGCGCACCAATGCACGTGCAGCTTGGCGCCGGGCGCGTCGATCGCCGCCAGCACCGGGTACCTGTGCACGTCGCCGGATTCCAGTGCGGCGTTGAGCACGTCCAGCTTCTGTTTGCCGCGCAGCAGCAGCAAGCGCTTGCCGATCGGCGCCAGGCCGCGCGGGGTCAGGGTGATACGCAGGTGCCAGTCGTTCGCGACCGGGCAGCCGGTGGCGTCCAGCGCGGCATAGGGCTGCTTGCTGCCCAGGGCCAGTTCGAGATCCCTGGAGCCGGGGAACAGCGAGGCGGTATGGCCATCGTTGCCCATGCCCAGCACCACCATGCAGGCCGGCTGCGAATGCGAGGCCAGCAGGTTGGCGTCGTGCACGCACTCGGCCAGCGGCTTGCCCACGTGCACCAGCGGATCGAAGTGCGCGCCCTCGGCGAGCTTGAGAAAGTTCTCGCGCACCAGCCAGGCGTTGCTGTCGCGGTCCTGCGGCGACAACCAGCGTTCGTCGGCCAGGCCGACCTCCACGCGGGTCCATTCCAGCGGGTGCTCGGCCAACCGCGCGTACACCGGCGCCGGGGTGGTGCCCCCGGACAGCAGCATGCGGGCGCGGCCGTGCAGGCGGATTTCCCCGGCGAGAATCGCCGCCATTTCCCTGGCCACGTTCTCGCTCCAGCCTTCCGCGTCGGAATGGCGGGTCAGGATGAGGCGGTCGGAAACGGGCTCGGTCATGGCAGGGCTCCGGGAGGTGCCCGTTCCGCATCGACCGCGCAGGCAGCGGCGCCGAGCAGGCCGGGGCAGGGATGGACGATGGCCAGCGAGGGCACCTGCGACAAGGTGGCGGTGAAACGGCCCTTGCTTTCGAAACAGTGGCGGAAGCCGGAGTGCTGCAGGGGTTCCAGCAGGCGCGGCACCAGTCCGCCGGTCAGGAACACGCCGTCCCAGGCGCCCTGCACCAGCACGGCGTCGCCGGCGATGGCGCCGAAGATTTCCATGAACACCTCGATGGCACGCATCGCCACCGGGTCGCCGGCGGCGGCGCGCTCGCTGACCTGCGCCGGCTGCAGCTGGCCCGGGTCCTGCCCGGCGATCTCGGCAAGCGCGCGGTGCAGGTTGACCAGGCCGGGGCCGCAGATGAGGCGCTCGTTGGAGACGCGGCCGAACTGCCGGGTGAGGATTTCCAGAATGCGGATCTGCTCCGGGGTGGCCGGGGCGAAACTGGCATGGCCGCCTTCGGTGGCCAGCGGGTAGTTGCGGCCATCGCGCACCAGCAGCCCGCCCACGCCCAGCCCGGTGCCGGGACCGAGCACGCAGTAATTGCGCGGCTGGCCGGCATCGGCCGGCCGCCACTGGGCGCCGCCGATCTGTACCACGTCCTGCGGCTGCAGCAGGGCGATGCTCATCGCCTGAGCAACGAAGTCGTTGATCAGGTGCAGGGTGCCGAAACCCAGTTGCGCGGCGGTACGCGAGCGCGAGATCACCCACGGGTGGTTGGTGATGCGGGCTTCGTCGCCGTCCACGCGCCCGGCCACCGCGAACACGCCGGCGCGTGCGCTGGCATCGTGTTCACGCAGGTAGCAGGCGGCGGCCTCGGCCAGCGACGGGAAGCGGGCGACCGGGTATTCACCGATGCTGTCCTGGTCCAGCGGTGTGGCGGCGCGGGTATCGGCCAATGCGAAGCGGGCGTTGGTGCCGCCGATGTCGGCAACCAGCACGTGGTTGGCAGCAGTGCTCACAGGCCGGTTTCCACGCGGTTGTCGGCGACCAGCGCTTCCGGCAGGAAATCGTGCGATTGCTGCGGCCCCCAACTGCCGGCCGGGTAGGGTTGCATCGGCAGGTCGGCGGCCTTCCAGGCATCGCTGACGCTGTCGATCCACGCCCAGGCTGCGCGCACCTCGTCGTCGCGCACGAACAGCGCATGGTTGCCGTTGAAGGCATCCAGGAACAGGCGCTCGTAGGCGATGCGACGGTGCAGGCCGGTGGGCACGGACAGTTCCAGCTCCAGCGGCTGCAGTTCCAGCGCACCCCATTCCGGGCCGGCCAGCGAGCTCATCAGGCCGAGCTGGATGTTTTCCTGCGGCTGCAACTGGAAGGTCAGGCGGTTGGGCTGGGCCGCATGGCGGTCCGGGCGCTCGAACAACCAGTGCGTCACCGGCTTGAGGTTGACTTCGATGCGGGTGGTGCGCTCGGGCAGGCGCTTGCCGGTGACCAGATGGAACGGCACGCCGGCCCAGCGCCAGTTGTCGATGTGCGCGGTGACACCGACGAAGGTTTCCGCCTCGCTGCCTTCCGGCGGCTGGTAGGCCTGCGCCGGCTGGCCGTTGATGGTGCCGGCGACATAGCGGCCGCGCACGCTGTCGCGGGCGGCATGGGCGGCGTCGAGCGGGCGCAGCGCGCGCAGCACCTTGACCTTCTCGTCGCGGATGCGGTCGGCCTCCAGCGAGGCCGGTGGCTCCATCGCCACCAGGCACAGCAACTGCAGGATGTGGCTCTGCACCATGTCGCGCATCGCGCCGGAACGTGAGTAGTAGGAATCGCGGCCATCCACGCCGTCGCTCTCGGCGACCAGGATGTGCACCGATTCGATGTAATTGCGGTTCCACACCGCTTCCAGCAGGGTGTTGCCGAAGCGCAGCGCCATCAGGTTCTGCACCGCGGCCTTGCCGAGATAGTGGTCGATGCGGAACACCCGGTCCTCGTCGATCAGCGCGCCGATCGACTGCAGGATTTCCTCGGCGCTGGCCGAGTCCGAGCCGATCGGCTTCTCCAGCATCAGCCGGTGCGGCGCGGACAGTGCGCCGCCCAGCGCCAGCCCCTGGCAGGTGGAGATGTACAGGCCCGGCGGGATCGACAGGTAGCTGACGCAGCGGCGGCCGTTGAACTCGCGCACCGCCTCGGCGATGGATTCGGGGTTGCGCAGGTCCGCCGAGCGGTAGTCGATGCGGTCCAGCAGGTTGTTGATGTCGTCCTGGCTGGCCTGCGGCATTGCCTGCTCCAGGCGCGGGCGCAGGATGTCGTGGAATTTCTCCGTGTCGTGCGGCGACAGCGCCATCGCGCGTACCCGGAAATCTTCCGGGAGCAGGCCATCGCCGAGCAGGCGCAGCAGGGATGGAAACAGATAACGCTGGGCCAGATCGCCTGTGGCACCGAACAGGAGAAGGGTGTCGTGCATGGCTCGAGTTTCGTGCGCTGGTGACATCGTTGTCAATCCGCCTTTTCTTGTATCCCGTGGGTGTTCCGCCAATGGCATGTCCACGGTTGCGATCGCTGGCGCGAGAATGGCCGACGCGTGAGCCGGGGCCGCAGCCCTGCCGCACGCTGTCCGCATGCCGGGCCGCTGGCGTCCCCGTGGTCGAAACCGTGAGCTCCCGATGGTGCCATGACCAAACGCCCGCGTGGCAGAATGTTTCGACTGTATTCGTATTCGGAAGATCGCTCCGGCCGCCGCCCGTGGCCACGAAAGTAACGAGGCAAGCGATGGCGGATGTGCAGTTCGATGCGGTGCGCAAGGTTTACGGCAACGGCCAGGTGGCCGTGCACGGAGCCAGTTTCGGGATAGCCGACGGCGAGCTGATGGTGCTGGTGGGGCCATCGGGCTGCGGCAAGTCCACGCTGCTGCGGATGGTGGCCGGACTGGAGGAAATCACTGCCGGCACGCTGTCCATCGGCGGGCGCGTGGTCAACGACGTCGCGCCGAAGGATCGTGACATCGCGATGGTGTTCCAGAGCTACGCGCTGTACCCACACATGACGGTGGCCGAAAACC
It includes:
- the pgl gene encoding 6-phosphogluconolactonase, which encodes MTEPVSDRLILTRHSDAEGWSENVAREMAAILAGEIRLHGRARMLLSGGTTPAPVYARLAEHPLEWTRVEVGLADERWLSPQDRDSNAWLVRENFLKLAEGAHFDPLVHVGKPLAECVHDANLLASHSQPACMVVLGMGNDGHTASLFPGSRDLELALGSKQPYAALDATGCPVANDWHLRITLTPRGLAPIGKRLLLLRGKQKLDVLNAALESGDVHRYPVLAAIDAPGAKLHVHWCA
- the glk gene encoding Glucokinase, which gives rise to MSTAANHVLVADIGGTNARFALADTRAATPLDQDSIGEYPVARFPSLAEAAACYLREHDASARAGVFAVAGRVDGDEARITNHPWVISRSRTAAQLGFGTLHLINDFVAQAMSIALLQPQDVVQIGGAQWRPADAGQPRNYCVLGPGTGLGVGGLLVRDGRNYPLATEGGHASFAPATPEQIRILEILTRQFGRVSNERLICGPGLVNLHRALAEIAGQDPGQLQPAQVSERAAAGDPVAMRAIEVFMEIFGAIAGDAVLVQGAWDGVFLTGGLVPRLLEPLQHSGFRHCFESKGRFTATLSQVPSLAIVHPCPGLLGAAACAVDAERAPPGALP
- the zwf gene encoding glucose-6-phosphate dehydrogenase (Evidence 2a : Function of homologous gene experimentally demonstrated in an other organism; PubMedId : 7973728, 8344525; Product type e : enzyme), which produces MHDTLLLFGATGDLAQRYLFPSLLRLLGDGLLPEDFRVRAMALSPHDTEKFHDILRPRLEQAMPQASQDDINNLLDRIDYRSADLRNPESIAEAVREFNGRRCVSYLSIPPGLYISTCQGLALGGALSAPHRLMLEKPIGSDSASAEEILQSIGALIDEDRVFRIDHYLGKAAVQNLMALRFGNTLLEAVWNRNYIESVHILVAESDGVDGRDSYYSRSGAMRDMVQSHILQLLCLVAMEPPASLEADRIRDEKVKVLRALRPLDAAHAARDSVRGRYVAGTINGQPAQAYQPPEGSEAETFVGVTAHIDNWRWAGVPFHLVTGKRLPERTTRIEVNLKPVTHWLFERPDRHAAQPNRLTFQLQPQENIQLGLMSSLAGPEWGALELQPLELELSVPTGLHRRIAYERLFLDAFNGNHALFVRDDEVRAAWAWIDSVSDAWKAADLPMQPYPAGSWGPQQSHDFLPEALVADNRVETGL